In Candidatus Methanomethylophilus alvi Mx1201, a genomic segment contains:
- the truD gene encoding tRNA pseudouridine(13) synthase TruD: protein MAFRECTTAEKDIGMLYYLSGADGTGGRLKARAEDFVVEEVSKGPERAENGKYTIATVKATNWESNRMIRLFAREMGMSRERIGFAGTKDKRAVTTQLMSFECPPSQLEKVQLKDVEFSDIYTARRNIRIGDLVGNRFRIRVTGCSRPADEIASIVGEVAADIKANKGFPNYFGVQRFGVMRPITHLVGERLVRGDIEGAVKCYVCTPSSDESRDKEAAECRKNLSESDDWASLLNSVPDSMSFEKVMVQHMAENPGDWTGAIAAMPTNLQMMFVHAYQSYLFNIMLSRRIEKGLPMNRPVVGDVVVPMSADMIPLHEQQIVATEKNIDLVERQVRLGKAFVTGCLFGSDSQFAEGEMGEIERRVIEDNRLKAEDFIIPGLPHCSSEGDRREILCPVKDLTYEPDPDGYIVSFFLPKGNYATCLMREFMKSEMTDY, encoded by the coding sequence ATGGCCTTCAGGGAGTGTACGACGGCCGAGAAGGACATCGGCATGCTGTACTACCTCAGCGGAGCCGACGGCACAGGAGGCCGTCTCAAGGCGAGGGCCGAGGATTTCGTGGTGGAAGAGGTATCCAAAGGTCCTGAGAGAGCGGAGAACGGGAAATACACCATCGCCACCGTCAAAGCCACCAACTGGGAATCGAACCGCATGATCCGTCTTTTCGCCCGCGAGATGGGCATGTCCCGCGAAAGGATCGGATTCGCCGGAACGAAGGACAAACGGGCCGTCACTACACAGCTCATGTCGTTCGAATGCCCTCCATCCCAACTGGAGAAGGTCCAGCTGAAGGATGTGGAATTCTCGGACATCTACACTGCCAGGAGGAACATACGTATCGGGGACCTTGTAGGCAACAGATTCAGGATCAGGGTCACCGGCTGCAGCAGACCGGCCGACGAGATCGCATCGATCGTCGGCGAGGTCGCGGCCGACATAAAGGCCAACAAAGGGTTCCCCAACTATTTCGGTGTCCAGAGATTCGGAGTCATGAGGCCCATAACCCACCTTGTAGGCGAGAGGCTCGTCAGAGGGGACATCGAAGGTGCCGTCAAATGCTACGTGTGCACGCCATCCAGTGACGAAAGCAGAGACAAGGAAGCCGCAGAATGCAGGAAGAACCTGTCCGAAAGCGACGACTGGGCTTCTCTCCTGAACTCCGTCCCCGATTCCATGAGTTTCGAGAAGGTCATGGTCCAGCACATGGCGGAGAATCCCGGGGATTGGACGGGTGCGATAGCCGCCATGCCTACCAATCTGCAGATGATGTTCGTCCATGCCTACCAGTCATATCTTTTCAACATCATGCTGAGCAGGAGGATAGAGAAAGGACTCCCGATGAACCGCCCGGTCGTAGGGGATGTGGTCGTACCCATGAGTGCCGACATGATCCCGTTGCATGAACAGCAGATCGTGGCCACCGAGAAGAACATCGACCTTGTGGAAAGACAGGTAAGGCTCGGCAAAGCATTCGTGACCGGATGTCTGTTCGGCAGCGATTCCCAGTTCGCCGAGGGCGAGATGGGTGAGATCGAGAGGAGAGTCATAGAAGACAACCGCCTGAAAGCCGAGGATTTCATCATACCCGGACTTCCCCACTGCAGTTCGGAAGGGGACAGGAGGGAGATCCTGTGTCCTGTGAAGGATCTGACGTACGAACCGGACCCCGACGGGTATATCGTATCGTTCTTCCTCCCCAAAGGCAACTATGCCACCTGCCTCATGAGAGAATTCATGAAGTCGGAGATGACCGACTACTGA
- a CDS encoding tetratricopeptide repeat protein codes for MYGRPVFGSKLETEDWEAVQKIDSSKDRLKALSSVIDKILGNDGQVHSVILTELIKKVAQEGTSDWESVVEDLVKKKRPQDTCPSLAAAECYAVKNEGEKAYQYLSTIKGNSGEFIVTDVPMLYVVKAEADVVLGRKKEAIEDLETALLSDPINAKAYEMLMELVPEKDWLNIRACEMLAAGKTPEEPPDSGTPEHDLYRIYREWYMGSRETATSLLIASRGYREKDPRYCLLSARMSMCEKDWHSAQNMYEAACQSMSGNVAVICETAESYAKDGEYEKALAYYRDAEAYDPESPRVVRGLIDAYMGIGRNAEALQMMKEFLESELSDYDDYVHISESQLRMGYINEAKNSASVILITYPGDGPACVVMSRASVSEGDLRGAQLYAKAGLQRNHKDPEVLAQMSRVCLASRMLNKAIHYGRKSVKYNSNCINGHLALMEAYRETGDNEKTMDVCRAVLELDPQNKEAADTLSKIELEQALRSSTNASNLIPEISGADDFIALISGLLSEKKYAEVIKLCADNDTKFGTLADVRRLRGNAEYAKGDFMKASASFASAAALTPKAEIWHSKGMADEAFGDLESAEGAYDKAVLMNTKEPRYWISKGCVQEKKGDKAGAVESFNHAIELDPRSSYALARKAVILAESARYSEALSFIDLAEATDPDNEGIMKIRMKICLAAGKYTDAVYIGKKLMKKGTPDDVVVCCVVQADIGIGDSASAKKLVEKSLANNPDSERLMAAARDLYVYMGDNDSVIGVCRKLLKTSPYDRKTKRALADALYKTGKGEEATTIYSSLENEDVRGKESERKPAEAGSMQDPESIIGIARSLLSAGDIVGAGRMADRAMAADPDNTDYILFRAAVYRKTGDVRITEAFLSQCILRNPSNGELYESAGDLRAEQGDFEGAVDAYGKAIQNGMKNQTLYVKLGTVQENMGAKDAAMASFRTALMIDPHEAEAGRHLANLQIRDKDYEGASKTIRDSIESQPCAESFAILARIAQGMKDRDGVNAAYANFVRYDDASEEDCKAVITALNSVGLRTEANTLKSRLYPDEVQTEDVPPEVKRNAERIMRRAYMLGAECNDPDVLDSMGIEADDAEKAVRYLEDIPDYGEIIVGTSDFERMEILSHNVIARGKNKDLELITVEAAYVAGGARDADEAKVLLSYMQSCRRSRLPRDIPEKYVKLSENVSPRDDIEQVILDQNVGVFGARMIMSLVN; via the coding sequence ATGTATGGAAGGCCGGTCTTCGGAAGCAAACTGGAGACTGAGGATTGGGAGGCCGTCCAGAAGATCGACTCGTCAAAGGACAGGCTGAAGGCCCTGTCCTCGGTGATCGACAAGATCCTCGGGAACGACGGCCAAGTGCACTCTGTCATCCTGACAGAACTCATAAAAAAGGTAGCCCAGGAGGGGACCTCCGACTGGGAGAGCGTCGTAGAGGACCTGGTGAAGAAGAAGAGGCCCCAGGATACGTGCCCTTCCCTTGCGGCTGCCGAATGCTATGCCGTGAAGAACGAAGGGGAGAAGGCCTATCAGTACCTATCCACCATCAAAGGCAACTCCGGCGAATTCATAGTCACCGACGTCCCCATGTTATATGTCGTCAAAGCCGAGGCGGACGTCGTATTGGGGAGGAAGAAGGAGGCCATAGAGGATCTGGAGACGGCCCTTCTCTCCGATCCCATAAACGCCAAGGCCTACGAGATGCTGATGGAGTTGGTACCTGAGAAGGATTGGCTCAACATACGTGCCTGTGAGATGCTCGCCGCCGGGAAGACGCCCGAGGAACCTCCCGACAGCGGCACTCCCGAGCACGACCTGTATAGGATCTACCGTGAATGGTACATGGGGAGCAGGGAGACGGCCACGAGTCTTCTCATCGCATCCCGCGGATACAGGGAGAAGGACCCCAGGTATTGTCTCCTCTCCGCCAGGATGTCGATGTGTGAGAAGGACTGGCATTCCGCACAGAACATGTATGAGGCCGCATGTCAGTCCATGTCGGGAAACGTCGCCGTGATCTGCGAGACCGCAGAATCCTATGCCAAAGACGGTGAGTACGAGAAGGCGTTGGCCTATTACAGGGATGCAGAGGCCTACGATCCGGAGTCTCCTAGGGTCGTGAGGGGTCTGATAGACGCCTACATGGGCATCGGCAGGAATGCAGAGGCCCTGCAGATGATGAAGGAGTTCCTCGAATCCGAACTGTCCGATTACGACGACTATGTCCACATATCGGAGTCCCAGCTGAGGATGGGATACATAAACGAGGCCAAGAACTCCGCCTCCGTAATCCTAATAACATACCCCGGGGACGGTCCGGCCTGCGTCGTCATGTCCCGTGCATCCGTGTCGGAAGGAGACCTGAGAGGTGCACAGCTCTATGCCAAGGCGGGTCTTCAGAGGAATCACAAGGACCCGGAGGTCCTCGCCCAGATGTCCAGGGTATGTCTCGCCAGCAGGATGCTGAACAAGGCCATCCACTACGGAAGGAAATCCGTCAAATACAACAGTAACTGCATAAACGGACATCTGGCACTCATGGAGGCCTATCGCGAGACGGGGGATAACGAGAAGACCATGGACGTATGCCGTGCGGTCCTCGAGCTCGATCCGCAGAATAAAGAAGCCGCGGACACCCTTTCCAAGATCGAGTTGGAGCAGGCTCTCCGTTCGTCCACGAACGCATCCAACCTGATCCCGGAGATATCGGGGGCGGATGATTTCATAGCCCTCATATCAGGACTCCTCTCCGAGAAGAAGTATGCCGAGGTCATCAAACTCTGTGCCGACAACGATACCAAGTTCGGGACCCTTGCGGACGTCAGAAGGCTCAGGGGGAATGCGGAGTATGCGAAAGGAGATTTCATGAAGGCATCCGCATCGTTCGCCTCCGCCGCCGCATTGACACCCAAGGCCGAGATCTGGCACTCCAAAGGTATGGCCGACGAGGCCTTCGGAGACCTGGAGTCTGCCGAGGGAGCCTACGACAAGGCCGTCCTCATGAACACCAAGGAGCCCAGATACTGGATATCCAAGGGGTGCGTGCAGGAGAAGAAAGGCGACAAGGCAGGAGCCGTCGAATCGTTCAACCATGCCATCGAACTGGATCCTAGGTCGTCCTATGCTTTGGCAAGGAAGGCCGTCATCCTCGCGGAGTCTGCCAGATACTCCGAGGCGCTGAGCTTCATCGACCTCGCCGAGGCCACGGATCCCGACAACGAGGGGATCATGAAGATCAGGATGAAGATCTGCCTCGCCGCCGGTAAGTACACCGATGCCGTGTATATCGGGAAGAAGCTCATGAAAAAAGGCACTCCCGACGACGTCGTCGTCTGCTGCGTGGTGCAGGCTGACATAGGCATAGGCGACAGTGCCAGCGCCAAGAAGCTGGTGGAGAAGTCGCTTGCCAACAACCCCGATTCCGAACGTCTCATGGCCGCCGCCAGAGACCTGTACGTCTACATGGGTGACAACGATTCCGTAATAGGGGTCTGCAGGAAGCTCCTCAAAACCTCCCCCTATGACAGGAAGACCAAGCGCGCACTTGCCGACGCCCTCTACAAGACCGGGAAGGGAGAGGAGGCTACGACCATCTATTCGTCCCTCGAGAACGAGGATGTCAGGGGAAAGGAGTCCGAAAGGAAGCCTGCCGAGGCCGGGTCTATGCAGGACCCGGAGTCCATCATCGGCATCGCCCGTTCCCTGCTGTCCGCCGGTGACATCGTCGGGGCCGGGAGGATGGCGGACCGTGCCATGGCCGCCGATCCGGACAATACGGACTACATCCTGTTCAGAGCGGCCGTGTACCGTAAGACGGGAGATGTAAGGATCACCGAGGCGTTCCTGTCCCAATGCATACTCCGGAATCCGTCCAACGGGGAGCTCTATGAATCCGCGGGGGACCTCCGTGCCGAACAGGGCGATTTCGAAGGTGCCGTGGACGCATACGGCAAGGCCATTCAGAACGGGATGAAGAACCAGACCCTCTATGTGAAGCTGGGTACCGTCCAGGAGAACATGGGTGCCAAGGATGCGGCCATGGCCAGTTTCAGGACGGCCCTTATGATCGACCCGCACGAGGCGGAGGCAGGCAGGCATCTGGCCAACCTGCAGATCAGGGATAAGGACTACGAAGGTGCCAGTAAGACGATACGCGACTCCATAGAGAGCCAGCCGTGCGCCGAATCGTTCGCCATTCTCGCCAGGATCGCCCAGGGCATGAAGGACAGGGACGGTGTCAACGCCGCTTATGCGAATTTCGTGAGATACGACGACGCCTCCGAGGAGGACTGCAAGGCCGTCATCACCGCCCTCAACAGCGTCGGTCTCAGGACCGAGGCCAACACCCTCAAGTCCCGTCTCTATCCGGACGAGGTGCAGACCGAGGACGTTCCGCCGGAGGTCAAGAGGAATGCGGAGAGGATCATGAGGCGTGCCTACATGCTCGGGGCCGAATGCAACGACCCGGACGTCCTGGACTCCATGGGGATCGAGGCCGATGACGCCGAGAAGGCCGTCAGGTATCTCGAGGACATCCCCGATTACGGGGAGATCATCGTCGGGACCAGCGATTTCGAGAGGATGGAGATCCTGTCCCACAACGTGATAGCCAGAGGGAAGAACAAGGATCTGGAACTGATAACCGTCGAGGCCGCCTACGTGGCCGGAGGGGCCAGGGACGCCGACGAGGCGAAAGTCCTCCTTTCCTATATGCAGAGTTGCCGCAGGTCGAGGCTTCCTAGAGATATTCCGGAGAAGTATGTGAAGCTGAGCGAAAACGTATCCCCGAGGGACGATATCGAACAGGTCATACTCGACCAGAACGTCGGTGTGTTCGGTGCCAGGATGATAATGTCCCTGGTGAATTGA
- the bsh gene encoding choloylglycine hydrolase, giving the protein MCMAATYKDKDHYFGRNLDLEISYGQKVVVTPRNKEFAYRHENAEKTHLALIGMAAVVDGCPLYFDATNENGLSMAGLNFPGNAYYGEMKEGSHNIAPFEFIPWVLCKCSTVEEARALISGTNLIDEDFSDALPASPLHWIVSDRESSIVVEYMESGLSIYDDPAGILTNNPPFPFHMHNLANYMNLSAGVPENRFSKDIDLRPYSRGMGAMGLPGDLSSASRFVKAAFTKLNSLSDGTEEGGMTQFFHIMDSVQQQMGCCYLGDEKYEYTIYTSCCDTDKGIYYYRTYGNSQITGVDMHRTDLDSDVLAEFPLVEGQHVLMQN; this is encoded by the coding sequence ATGTGCATGGCAGCCACCTATAAGGACAAGGACCACTACTTCGGACGCAACCTCGACCTGGAGATATCCTACGGCCAGAAGGTCGTCGTGACTCCCCGGAACAAGGAGTTCGCATACCGTCACGAGAATGCGGAGAAGACACATCTGGCACTTATCGGGATGGCCGCCGTGGTCGATGGATGTCCTCTCTACTTCGATGCCACCAACGAGAACGGCCTGAGCATGGCCGGCCTCAATTTCCCAGGCAACGCATACTATGGGGAGATGAAGGAAGGATCCCACAACATAGCCCCCTTCGAGTTCATACCGTGGGTACTCTGCAAGTGCTCCACGGTAGAGGAGGCGAGGGCCCTGATATCCGGGACGAATCTCATCGATGAGGATTTCAGCGATGCTCTGCCGGCCTCCCCCCTTCATTGGATCGTCTCCGACAGGGAGTCGTCCATCGTCGTGGAATATATGGAATCGGGCCTGTCGATCTACGACGACCCGGCCGGGATACTTACCAACAACCCGCCGTTCCCGTTCCACATGCACAATCTGGCCAACTACATGAACCTGTCAGCAGGTGTCCCGGAGAACAGATTCTCCAAGGACATCGACCTCAGGCCTTACAGCAGGGGGATGGGTGCCATGGGACTCCCGGGAGACCTGTCCTCCGCATCCAGATTCGTCAAGGCGGCGTTCACCAAGCTGAACTCCCTGTCCGACGGGACGGAGGAAGGGGGAATGACCCAGTTCTTCCACATAATGGACTCCGTACAGCAACAGATGGGGTGTTGCTATCTCGGTGACGAGAAGTACGAATACACGATATACACGTCATGTTGCGACACCGACAAGGGGATCTACTACTACAGGACCTATGGAAACAGCCAGATAACGGGGGTGGATATGCACCGCACCGATCTGGACTCCGATGTCCTGGCCGAATTCCCCCTGGTGGAAGGACAGCACGTCCTGATGCAGAACTAA